Sequence from the Longimicrobium sp. genome:
TGACTCCGTTGACTCCGTGTGAGACCAACGTTGTCGATGGCAGAAAACCAAGCGCGATGCCGGCTACTCCGCGGGCTCGGCGGATTCCGCTGGTTCCGCCGCGTTCGCGGGCTGCGGCTCCATGGCCTCGCTGCGCAGCACCTCCAGCTCGCTCTCGCCGCGGCTCTCGTCGCGGCGGGCCTGCAGCAGCACCTCCAGCTCGCGCTCGCGCAGGTTGAGCGTGTAGCCCGCGCCCACGATGCCCACGCGCAGGTAGCTGAGGGTCAGCGGGTGCCCCTCCATGCACTCGTCGGCGTTGTCGAAGCGCACGCCGCGCCCGTCCACGAAGGTCACCGACCCACGGCCCACCACCCTGCCCAGGTGCCCCTCCACCACCATCGCGGTGTCTTCGTCGATGCCCAGCCCCAGCAGCTCGGGGTTCTGGGCGATCACCATGAACAGCCGCTGAAGCCGCCGCCGCTGGGTGAAGTGCGTGTCGATCATCGCCCGAAAGCCCAGCAGCCCGAAGCCGGGACCCAGGTGCACGGCCTGCATCTGCCCGTACTCGTCGGGCTCGCCGCCGGCCAGGATGGTCTCGGTGAGCGCCGCCGCGCCCGCGCTGGTGCCGCACACCGTGGCGCCGCGCGCGTACGCCTCTCGGATCGCCCGGTCCACGCGCGAGCCGCCCACCGTGGCCACGAGGTGCACCTGGTCGCCGCCGCCCAGGAAGATGCCGTCGGCCTGCTCGATCATCGACACGATCCGCCGGTCCTGCGCCCGGTCGCGCCGGTCCAGGATGGGGATTTCCACGTGGGTGGCCCCCGCCGTCCGGAACGCATCCAGCCACGAGCGCGCCGATCCCTCCGGGTCTGCCGACGCGGTGGTCAATCCCACGATCCTGCCGCCGTCGCGCCCCCCGCACGCATCCAGGAACGCGCCGAGCGCGGTGCCCTCGGGCTCGCACGCCCCGCCGATCAGCACGAGCTTCCCCGCGTGCCGGTCCGTGCGCCGCCGCGTGGGAGAATCGCCGTTGGGTCCGTTCAGTTCCGCGATCACGCCTGTTCCTTTTCCATCCCGAGTTCCCGCAGCGAATGCACCGCGAGCGCCGCCGCCACCTGCGCCGGCACGTCCTCTCCCTCCTCCACCGCACCGCCGTCCGTCAGCTCGCCGCCCACCTCGATGACGATGCGCCCGTCGCGCACCATGGCCACCGACCGCGCCACCCGCGTGTCGCGCACCGGCACCCGCTCGCGGGTGGAGAACACCGCCACGCGGCACCCCGCCTTGCGCGCCATGTCCTGGATCTCCCACTCGCGCGAAGGCACCACCACGATGCCGCCGCCGGGTACGGCGTCGGCCAGGGTGGATACCAGCTGCAGGTTGCGCTCCTCTTCCTGGTACCGCTCCGGCACGTCCGTCAGGTCGGCGTCCAAAATGACGGCCACCTCGCTGCGCGCGTAGGGCAGACCCGCGTTCAGCAGGTACGAGGGGGCCACGTCCACGATCAGCGCCTCGTCGCTGATGCCGCGCTTCAGCATCTGCTCGCGCACCTGCGTGCGGTGGCCGCCGCCCGTGATGCCGCAGAGCACCGACTGGGTAAGGTCGGGCACGTCGGGCGACTCGGCCAGCGACTGCAGCTCGGCTACCATGTGGTCCACCGTGTCGAGCTCGCCCGCGAAGGCGCGCTGCACCGCCTCCAGCGCCAGTGCCGCGGCGCGAAGGCCCACCTCGGCGTGAAGGTGCTCGAATACGACGGTGTACTCGCCCTCGCGGTCACCGCCGCGCGCCCGGCCGTAGCCAACGTCGTGCCCGATCATCCCCTGCAGCTCCAGTCCCACGTGCTCGGCGATGTGCGGCGCGTACGTGCCCCGCCGCAGCCGCGTGACGAAGCCGCCCCGCTCGCCGATGCTGCAGCGGTGCTCCCACAGGCCGGGAAAGGCGCGGATCAGCGCCTCGTTGAAGCCGGGGACCTCGGCAGAGTGGATTTCGTCGTACGCGCCCACCGCCACGTCCATGCGCGTGATGGGGCGCCGCGACCAGAAGTTGGCCCCGCGTAGCGAGCGCAGGCCCACCAGGCGGATTTCGGAATACGGATCGGGCAGGGCCATGGGTTCTCGGATCGGGATTCGGACGCGCGGTGGGGGTGGGGCAAGGCGGGTGCCGCGGGGCGTCCCTCCCCCGGCCCCTGCCCGCACAAACCCCGTGGGGAGAGGGGAGAACGGCAGGACGGGAGCGGCACGAATGTCATCCCGAAGGAGCGGCCCCGGCGAACCCGCC
This genomic interval carries:
- a CDS encoding cyanophycinase, with amino-acid sequence MIAELNGPNGDSPTRRRTDRHAGKLVLIGGACEPEGTALGAFLDACGGRDGGRIVGLTTASADPEGSARSWLDAFRTAGATHVEIPILDRRDRAQDRRIVSMIEQADGIFLGGGDQVHLVATVGGSRVDRAIREAYARGATVCGTSAGAAALTETILAGGEPDEYGQMQAVHLGPGFGLLGFRAMIDTHFTQRRRLQRLFMVIAQNPELLGLGIDEDTAMVVEGHLGRVVGRGSVTFVDGRGVRFDNADECMEGHPLTLSYLRVGIVGAGYTLNLRERELEVLLQARRDESRGESELEVLRSEAMEPQPANAAEPAESAEPAE
- a CDS encoding cyanophycin synthetase family protein, producing MALPDPYSEIRLVGLRSLRGANFWSRRPITRMDVAVGAYDEIHSAEVPGFNEALIRAFPGLWEHRCSIGERGGFVTRLRRGTYAPHIAEHVGLELQGMIGHDVGYGRARGGDREGEYTVVFEHLHAEVGLRAAALALEAVQRAFAGELDTVDHMVAELQSLAESPDVPDLTQSVLCGITGGGHRTQVREQMLKRGISDEALIVDVAPSYLLNAGLPYARSEVAVILDADLTDVPERYQEEERNLQLVSTLADAVPGGGIVVVPSREWEIQDMARKAGCRVAVFSTRERVPVRDTRVARSVAMVRDGRIVIEVGGELTDGGAVEEGEDVPAQVAAALAVHSLRELGMEKEQA